In Marinobacter sp. LQ44, the following are encoded in one genomic region:
- a CDS encoding GntR family transcriptional regulator, whose translation MDFQVPNTLAEQIANFLAERIMTGQIRPGERIQEATLANELKVSRASVKEALYTLERWHLVEITPRKGASATKLNADYASELYDVYMHLLMMLAARLCGRWQESDKSMMLDAVAQVVDQVKQPAADITAVVEASFGVMEACCKVVDNPYLTEALSNFKPAVSRAYYLSAERYRQGLAQTSQFFSELPQAVLARDADKAQALIRGFAEHQKQLIEQALS comes from the coding sequence ATGGACTTTCAGGTGCCCAATACTCTGGCAGAACAGATTGCCAATTTCCTGGCCGAGCGCATCATGACCGGGCAGATTCGCCCCGGGGAGCGTATTCAGGAAGCCACCCTGGCGAACGAACTGAAAGTCAGCCGGGCATCGGTGAAGGAAGCGCTGTATACCCTGGAACGCTGGCACCTGGTGGAAATCACACCCCGAAAAGGCGCCTCGGCTACCAAACTGAACGCCGATTACGCTTCAGAGCTGTATGACGTGTACATGCACCTGCTGATGATGCTGGCCGCCCGCCTGTGTGGGCGTTGGCAGGAATCGGACAAGTCAATGATGCTGGACGCGGTGGCCCAGGTGGTGGACCAGGTAAAGCAACCAGCCGCCGACATTACCGCGGTGGTGGAGGCCAGTTTCGGGGTGATGGAGGCCTGCTGTAAGGTGGTGGACAACCCGTACCTGACAGAAGCCCTTTCCAACTTCAAACCCGCGGTCAGCCGCGCCTACTATCTCAGCGCGGAGCGGTATCGCCAGGGGCTGGCCCAAACCAGTCAGTTTTTCTCGGAACTTCCCCAGGCAGTCCTGGCCAGAGACGCCGACAAGGCCCAGGCGCTGATTCGCGGATTTGCCGAGCACCAGAAACAGCTGATTGAGCAGGCCCTGAGCTGA
- the gloA gene encoding lactoylglutathione lyase, with amino-acid sequence MPKHFEQAPGLYDDPVPETEGYVFNQTMMRIKDPERSLDFYTRVMGMRLVRKLDFPEMKFTLYFLAYLDDKQAESVPMDDAHRTTYTFGREAMLELTHNWGTEADADFAYHNGNDQPQGFGHIGIAVPDVYAASERFEQLGVEFVKKPDDGKMKGLAFIKDPDGYWIEVLQPDMLEKQRKGS; translated from the coding sequence ATGCCCAAGCATTTTGAGCAGGCCCCGGGCCTGTACGATGACCCCGTTCCCGAAACCGAAGGCTATGTCTTTAACCAGACCATGATGCGCATCAAAGACCCCGAGCGCTCCCTGGACTTCTACACACGGGTGATGGGCATGAGGCTGGTGCGTAAACTGGACTTCCCGGAAATGAAGTTCACCCTGTACTTTCTGGCCTATCTGGATGACAAGCAGGCCGAGTCTGTGCCGATGGATGATGCTCACCGCACAACCTACACATTCGGCCGGGAAGCCATGCTGGAACTCACCCACAACTGGGGCACCGAAGCCGACGCGGATTTTGCCTACCACAACGGCAACGACCAGCCCCAGGGTTTTGGCCACATCGGTATCGCCGTGCCCGACGTCTACGCCGCAAGCGAACGCTTCGAACAGCTGGGTGTGGAGTTTGTGAAAAAGCCGGACGACGGCAAGATGAAAGGCCTGGCCTTTATCAAAGACCCGGACGGCTACTGGATTGAAGTCCTGCAGCCGGACATGCTGGAAAAGCAGCGCAAAGGCAGCTGA
- a CDS encoding YbgA family protein, which translates to MTGIPVGISTCLLGKEVRHDGGHKHSRYCTQVLAKHFEFRSICPELEAGLGVPRPAIHLREHEDGLHLVESKGTKDHTEGMQNFIAEVMPSLANLRGYILMAKSPSCGMERIKIHNAEGNFMHRDGRGMFAEALMKAYPLMPVEEEGRLHDDMLRENFIERVFSYDDWMQNVAGDKLTKQSLLEFHQRHKFTLLAHSEKIYRQLGPMLADLKAEPLAQIADRYIHGFMEAMTQRVSRGSHVNAMQHLLGYLKDGMAAEEKAVLLEQIEAYRRGEIPLVVPMTLLRLAQRKEPVDYLHTQKYLTPYPDELGLRNNV; encoded by the coding sequence GTGACCGGTATTCCTGTTGGCATTAGCACTTGCCTGCTCGGCAAGGAAGTTCGCCACGACGGTGGCCACAAGCATTCCCGATACTGCACCCAGGTGCTGGCCAAGCATTTTGAGTTCCGCTCTATTTGCCCGGAACTGGAAGCCGGCCTGGGTGTTCCCCGCCCGGCCATTCACCTGCGCGAGCACGAAGACGGCCTGCACCTGGTGGAAAGCAAGGGCACCAAAGACCACACCGAAGGCATGCAGAACTTCATTGCCGAGGTGATGCCCTCGCTCGCCAACCTGCGTGGCTACATCCTGATGGCGAAATCCCCCAGCTGCGGCATGGAGCGCATCAAGATTCACAACGCGGAAGGTAATTTCATGCACCGGGATGGCCGTGGCATGTTTGCCGAGGCGCTGATGAAGGCCTACCCGTTAATGCCGGTGGAGGAAGAAGGCCGCCTGCACGATGACATGTTGCGGGAGAACTTCATTGAGCGCGTGTTCTCCTACGACGACTGGATGCAGAACGTGGCCGGCGACAAGCTGACCAAGCAATCCTTGCTGGAGTTCCATCAGCGCCACAAGTTCACGTTGCTGGCCCACTCTGAAAAAATCTACCGGCAGCTTGGCCCGATGCTCGCCGATCTGAAAGCCGAGCCGCTGGCGCAGATTGCGGATCGCTACATTCACGGCTTTATGGAAGCCATGACCCAGCGCGTAAGCCGGGGTTCTCACGTGAATGCCATGCAGCATCTGCTGGGCTACCTGAAAGACGGGATGGCAGCGGAAGAGAAAGCGGTGCTGCTGGAGCAGATTGAAGCTTACCGGCGCGGCGAGATTCCACTGGTGGTGCCGATGACACTACTGCGACTGGCCCAGCGTAAGGAGCCGGTGGATTATCTGCACACCCAGAAGTACCTGACCCCCTACCCGGATGAGTTGGGACTTCGGAACAACGTCTGA
- a CDS encoding YdiY family protein — translation MGIRKPLAVACMALAPLAQAQDSGNWTGEAELGVLVTSGNTEETKVNGRLGLQHETQTWRNTGEFSSRYTETEDQTTAEEYKAALEADYKFDDNQYWFVRGSYEDDRFSGYDFESTLTTGYGNRVWQAGDRSFLDLSVGGGYRYNKLRQENPDGRDVEEEAIARLAGQFDYALSETALFRQKLSTEIGLDENNTISQSETSLQSNIVGSLSMKAAFRVKHVSDAPVGSDKTDTETSLSLLYGF, via the coding sequence ATGGGTATCAGAAAACCACTGGCAGTCGCATGTATGGCACTGGCCCCGCTGGCCCAGGCCCAGGACAGTGGCAACTGGACAGGGGAGGCAGAACTCGGTGTGCTGGTAACCTCCGGCAACACCGAAGAAACCAAAGTGAACGGTCGCCTGGGATTGCAGCATGAGACCCAAACCTGGCGCAACACCGGTGAGTTCAGCTCCCGTTACACAGAGACGGAAGATCAGACCACCGCTGAAGAGTACAAGGCGGCCCTCGAAGCTGATTACAAATTCGACGACAATCAATACTGGTTTGTGCGTGGCTCCTATGAAGACGACCGGTTCTCCGGTTATGACTTCGAATCCACCCTCACCACCGGTTATGGAAACCGTGTTTGGCAGGCAGGGGATCGTTCCTTCCTGGACCTCTCAGTGGGAGGCGGTTATCGCTACAACAAGCTGCGGCAGGAAAACCCCGATGGCCGGGATGTGGAAGAAGAGGCCATCGCCCGCCTGGCTGGCCAGTTCGATTACGCGTTGTCTGAAACTGCCCTGTTTCGCCAGAAACTGAGCACCGAGATTGGCCTGGATGAGAACAACACCATCAGCCAGTCCGAGACCTCGCTGCAGAGCAACATTGTCGGTAGCCTCTCCATGAAAGCGGCTTTCCGGGTAAAGCACGTGTCTGATGCGCCCGTTGGCTCAGACAAAACCGACACCGAGACCTCGCTCTCACTGCTGTACGGCTTCTGA
- a CDS encoding rhodanese-related sulfurtransferase, translating into MSNEIVVCALYKFAVLNDYKDLRQPLLNLMLEKDVHGTLLLAREGINGTIAGSRQGIDAIKDWIASDERFDGVDYKESFVDIQPFKRTKVKLKKEIVTMGVEGIDPKRVVGTYVDPKEWNNLISDPEVLLVDTRNQYEVEIGTFKNAVNPATDTFREFPEYVKQNLDPSKHKKVAMFCTGGIRCEKSTAYLKEQGFDEVYHLKGGILKYLEEVPQEQSLWQGECFVFDDRVTVNHSLERGDYDQCHACRRPITEEDKQRPEYEQGVSCHQCIESLTEEQKARFKERERQMQLARERGEAHVGGEAARVIAERKARKKAEREEQARKSLEGEKVRKVVNN; encoded by the coding sequence ATGAGCAACGAAATAGTCGTCTGCGCACTCTACAAGTTCGCAGTATTGAATGATTACAAAGACCTACGCCAACCCCTGCTGAACCTCATGCTGGAAAAAGACGTCCACGGCACCCTGCTGCTGGCACGGGAAGGCATCAACGGCACCATCGCCGGCAGCCGCCAGGGCATCGACGCCATCAAAGACTGGATCGCCAGCGACGAGCGCTTCGACGGCGTGGACTACAAAGAATCCTTCGTAGACATCCAGCCCTTCAAGCGCACCAAGGTCAAACTCAAAAAAGAAATCGTCACCATGGGCGTTGAAGGCATCGACCCCAAACGAGTGGTTGGCACCTACGTCGACCCCAAAGAATGGAACAACCTCATCTCAGACCCCGAAGTACTGCTGGTAGACACCCGAAACCAGTACGAAGTTGAGATTGGCACCTTCAAAAACGCCGTCAATCCGGCCACTGACACCTTCCGGGAATTTCCAGAGTATGTGAAACAGAATCTGGACCCCAGCAAACACAAGAAAGTCGCCATGTTCTGCACCGGCGGCATCCGCTGTGAAAAATCCACGGCGTACCTGAAAGAACAAGGGTTTGATGAGGTATACCACCTCAAAGGCGGCATCCTGAAATACCTGGAAGAGGTGCCCCAGGAACAGAGCCTTTGGCAGGGCGAGTGCTTCGTGTTTGACGACCGGGTAACCGTCAACCACAGCCTCGAACGTGGCGATTACGACCAGTGCCATGCCTGCCGCCGGCCCATCACCGAAGAAGACAAACAACGCCCGGAATACGAACAGGGCGTAAGCTGCCATCAGTGCATTGAATCACTGACAGAAGAACAAAAAGCCCGGTTCAAGGAACGTGAGCGCCAGATGCAACTGGCCCGGGAACGCGGGGAAGCGCACGTGGGTGGTGAAGCCGCCCGCGTTATTGCTGAGCGGAAGGCCCGCAAGAAGGCCGAAAGGGAAGAACAGGCCCGCAAAAGTCTGGAGGGGGAGAAAGTTCGTAAGGTTGTTAACAACTGA
- a CDS encoding ComEA family DNA-binding protein, producing MKHTGILATLVLLFSLVTGFAHAEQPATININQAGVATLATLNGIGESKAEAIVAYRTENGPFQSVEDLANVKGIGARTVERNADRLSAE from the coding sequence ATGAAACACACAGGCATTCTGGCTACCCTCGTTCTGCTGTTCTCTCTGGTCACAGGCTTCGCCCACGCTGAACAGCCGGCTACCATTAACATCAACCAGGCGGGCGTTGCCACGCTGGCCACCCTGAATGGCATTGGCGAAAGCAAGGCCGAGGCCATTGTGGCTTACCGCACTGAAAACGGTCCCTTCCAGTCTGTGGAAGACCTGGCCAATGTGAAAGGCATCGGTGCACGCACCGTTGAGCGCAATGCCGATCGGCTGTCTGCCGAGTAA
- a CDS encoding DMT family transporter, giving the protein MIHGALLIAFASLLWGTTGIVAKFLFTGTELTGITLALLRLVVALPFFYLLMRREQRQLEVQHPGQKVAGSSLRGLSAKALLPLAAMGLFQAFYQGSYLVAVDLTGAGIATLISLCLPPVLVAILAAPMLGEKPGPLTLAAAFAAILGTGMLVASDMDTAGTLRLAGILMALLAAAVYTGFTLTSRYNSAGTPVFTTAFICFLTAAILLLPIVALTGGFAGLASLGLSHWLMVLYIGVVPTCIGYLCFFAGMKTTPATLSSIIVTLEPLFVALLAWVILGEVLGPVGIAGALILTIAVIVASRYGKTPDTSAEH; this is encoded by the coding sequence ATGATTCATGGCGCTTTACTCATCGCGTTTGCGTCCCTGCTGTGGGGCACCACGGGCATAGTTGCCAAATTCCTGTTTACCGGCACCGAGTTGACCGGCATTACGCTTGCGCTATTGCGCCTGGTGGTTGCGTTACCGTTTTTCTACCTGTTGATGCGGCGGGAACAGCGACAGCTGGAAGTTCAACATCCCGGCCAGAAGGTCGCTGGTAGTTCACTGCGCGGGCTCAGCGCCAAAGCCTTATTACCATTAGCAGCAATGGGGTTATTCCAGGCGTTTTATCAGGGCAGTTATCTGGTGGCAGTGGATTTGACCGGGGCCGGTATTGCTACGCTCATCTCACTGTGCCTGCCGCCGGTTCTGGTGGCCATTCTGGCGGCACCCATGTTAGGCGAGAAGCCCGGCCCGCTGACACTGGCGGCGGCGTTTGCGGCCATCCTCGGCACTGGCATGCTGGTGGCCAGTGATATGGATACCGCAGGCACCTTGCGGCTTGCGGGTATTCTGATGGCGTTGCTTGCCGCCGCCGTGTACACCGGCTTTACCCTCACCAGTCGCTACAATTCCGCCGGCACACCGGTGTTTACCACGGCCTTTATCTGTTTTCTGACCGCCGCCATTCTGCTATTGCCGATAGTGGCGCTTACCGGTGGCTTTGCCGGGCTCGCCAGCCTGGGGCTGTCGCATTGGTTGATGGTGCTGTACATCGGCGTGGTGCCAACCTGTATTGGCTACCTGTGTTTCTTCGCGGGTATGAAGACCACTCCGGCCACGCTTTCCAGCATCATCGTGACGCTGGAGCCGCTGTTTGTAGCGCTGCTGGCCTGGGTGATTCTGGGAGAGGTTCTGGGCCCGGTAGGTATTGCCGGAGCGCTGATTCTGACCATCGCAGTGATTGTGGCCTCCCGCTACGGCAAAACCCCGGATACCAGTGCCGAGCACTGA